Proteins co-encoded in one Flavobacterium sp. M31R6 genomic window:
- a CDS encoding sulfurtransferase translates to MTNPIVSAAWLQEHINDSNLIILEARLDQNQSNLENQNPDLQIKDARLFDIKNNFSDTSNPLPNTFPSEEKFTAESQKLGINSNSTIVVYDTLGIYSSPRAWWMFKAMGHSNVFVLDGGLPEWIREGFPTEKQQQTTYPKGNFEAKFQPELIKNKEQIVENITTKEAVLMDARSADRFHATHEEPRAGLRSGHIPCSINIPFTELQQDGKFKSTEELKEILKLNDQPLFFTCGSGITACIVLLATELISDNPKAVYDGSWTEWGSSDLPIEK, encoded by the coding sequence ATGACAAATCCTATAGTTTCAGCAGCCTGGCTTCAAGAACATATAAACGATTCAAATCTAATTATACTCGAGGCAAGATTGGATCAAAATCAATCTAATCTTGAGAATCAAAATCCAGATTTACAAATAAAAGATGCCCGTTTATTTGATATCAAAAATAATTTTAGCGACACTAGCAATCCGTTACCCAACACTTTTCCGTCGGAAGAAAAATTCACTGCTGAATCTCAAAAATTAGGTATTAATTCAAATAGCACAATTGTCGTTTATGACACTTTGGGAATTTATTCCAGTCCTAGAGCTTGGTGGATGTTCAAAGCGATGGGACATTCGAATGTTTTTGTGTTGGATGGCGGACTTCCAGAATGGATCAGAGAAGGTTTCCCAACTGAAAAGCAACAACAAACAACTTACCCGAAAGGGAATTTTGAGGCAAAATTTCAGCCCGAATTAATCAAAAATAAAGAACAGATTGTTGAAAATATCACAACCAAAGAAGCTGTTCTCATGGATGCCAGATCTGCAGACCGATTCCATGCCACCCACGAAGAACCGAGAGCCGGATTAAGAAGCGGACATATTCCTTGTTCCATAAATATTCCTTTTACCGAACTGCAGCAAGACGGAAAGTTCAAATCGACAGAAGAATTAAAAGAAATCCTAAAACTGAATGACCAGCCGTTATTTTTTACTTGTGGTTCCGGAATTACTGCTTGTATTGTTTTACTAGCAACCGAATTGATTTCGGACAACCCAAAAGCCGTTTATGATGGTTCTTGGACAGAATGGGGTTCAAGTGATTTACCTATTGAGAAGTAA
- a CDS encoding alpha/beta hydrolase, protein MTPHLLIIPGLGDSGEKHWQSFWLQKFTNSTKVIQDNWDEPQLNEWLERLSKTIQQIDEPTILVAHSLAVSLVMHWISKNNNPNIVGAMLVAPADVDSPKHTPDFLRHFSPIPTQAVPFSTLVVGTENDTYMSLERTKELASYWGSDFINVGQLGHINSDSNLEYWEDGQNYLQKLISKIKR, encoded by the coding sequence ATGACCCCGCACTTATTAATTATTCCAGGACTTGGTGATTCTGGCGAAAAACACTGGCAAAGCTTTTGGCTGCAAAAATTCACCAATTCGACCAAAGTCATTCAAGACAATTGGGACGAACCTCAACTCAACGAATGGCTTGAAAGACTTTCCAAAACCATTCAGCAAATAGATGAACCAACCATTTTGGTGGCTCACAGTCTGGCGGTTTCCCTAGTTATGCATTGGATTTCCAAAAATAACAATCCAAACATCGTTGGTGCTATGCTTGTTGCCCCCGCTGATGTAGATTCGCCCAAGCATACCCCTGATTTCCTGAGACACTTTTCACCTATTCCAACCCAAGCAGTTCCTTTTTCAACCTTGGTAGTAGGAACGGAAAACGACACCTATATGTCACTGGAAAGAACCAAGGAATTAGCCTCATATTGGGGGAGTGATTTTATAAACGTGGGACAACTAGGACACATCAACTCCGACTCTAATCTGGAATATTGGGAAGATGGACAAAATTATTTACAAAAATTAATATCAAAAATTAAGCGCTAA
- a CDS encoding dihydrofolate reductase family protein — MRTTAYIGTSLDGFIARKNGEIDWLIPFDNQEINKSYTKFISHIDVIIIGRGTFEKVITFPSWPYQQKVFVLSTQIKEIPNNLKEKVSILSMKPKELLHYLSDEGYSNAYVDGGKVIQSFLKENLLDALIITRVPVLIGDGIPLFGQLDQDTTFKHLHTNIFSNGLVMSHYEKN; from the coding sequence ATGAGAACAACAGCATATATAGGAACAAGCTTGGATGGCTTTATTGCAAGAAAGAATGGAGAAATCGATTGGTTAATCCCATTTGACAACCAAGAAATCAATAAAAGCTACACCAAATTTATTAGCCACATTGATGTAATAATAATTGGAAGAGGCACTTTTGAAAAAGTGATCACTTTTCCTTCTTGGCCGTATCAACAAAAAGTTTTTGTTTTAAGTACACAAATCAAAGAAATACCAAATAACCTAAAAGAAAAAGTTAGCATCCTCTCGATGAAGCCAAAAGAGTTACTGCATTATCTTTCCGACGAAGGTTATTCCAATGCCTATGTTGACGGAGGAAAAGTGATACAAAGCTTTCTAAAAGAAAATTTACTTGATGCACTAATAATCACTAGAGTTCCTGTTCTTATTGGTGATGGTATTCCACTATTTGGACAGCTTGACCAAGATACTACGTTTAAACACTTGCATACAAATATCTTTTCGAATGGGCTTGTAATGAGCCATTACGAAAAGAACTAA
- a CDS encoding YceI family protein, whose protein sequence is MTPQITFKEEQNTKTSIMENMKWEIDPSHSEVYFKIKHLEIVTLTGRFNEINGTAEAEEDFENAVFSFTANVDSINTNDQKRDAHLKSPDFFDAEKFPKITFHSTKFKRIGDTTFEIIGKLTIKEVTKPTILEIKYGGSNIDPWGNTKAGLKLKGKINRRDFGLVWNAAIETGGFLISDEVKIDANIELLKK, encoded by the coding sequence ATGACACCTCAAATTACCTTTAAAGAAGAACAAAATACAAAAACAAGCATCATGGAAAATATGAAATGGGAAATAGATCCCTCACATTCAGAAGTGTATTTCAAAATTAAACATCTTGAAATTGTTACTCTAACAGGGAGATTTAATGAAATAAATGGAACAGCTGAAGCAGAAGAAGATTTTGAAAATGCGGTCTTTTCTTTTACTGCAAATGTTGACTCCATTAATACCAATGATCAAAAAAGAGATGCTCACTTAAAAAGCCCTGATTTCTTCGATGCCGAAAAATTTCCAAAAATCACTTTCCACTCTACTAAATTCAAAAGAATAGGTGATACAACTTTTGAAATAATCGGTAAACTAACCATCAAAGAAGTTACAAAACCAACCATTTTGGAAATAAAATATGGAGGTAGCAATATCGATCCTTGGGGAAATACAAAAGCAGGTTTAAAATTGAAAGGAAAAATAAACCGTAGAGATTTTGGATTAGTATGGAATGCCGCAATAGAAACTGGTGGTTTCTTGATTAGCGATGAAGTAAAGATAGATGCCAATATTGAATTACTGAAAAAATAA
- a CDS encoding alpha/beta hydrolase produces MKRFFISLILLLSLTLLSAQKTEYTTVTNIPYYSEAIANTDPYIKERCVIDIYYPKSTKGFATVIWFHGGGLTSGSKELPEGLKDKGFCVVSVNYRLSPKVKAQKCIEDAAAAVAWTFKNIATYGGDDSLIIVSGHSAGAYLSLMVGLDKKWLKADGIEANSIAGLIPLSAQTITHFEIRKERGIPDTQPIVDEFAPLYHVRADAPSLLLITGDREKEMLGRYEENAYMMRMMKIAGHKQTTLYELQGFGHNMTEPAFPLVVKEIQRITALKKK; encoded by the coding sequence ATGAAAAGATTCTTTATTTCCCTGATTCTACTACTTTCCCTAACATTACTTTCTGCCCAAAAAACAGAATATACCACAGTCACAAACATCCCATATTATAGCGAAGCCATAGCCAACACGGACCCTTATATAAAAGAACGTTGTGTTATCGACATCTATTATCCTAAAAGCACCAAAGGATTTGCAACTGTAATTTGGTTTCACGGTGGCGGCTTAACCTCAGGTAGCAAAGAACTTCCAGAAGGGCTTAAAGACAAAGGATTTTGTGTGGTTTCGGTAAATTATAGACTATCTCCAAAAGTAAAAGCACAAAAATGCATTGAAGATGCAGCAGCAGCCGTAGCTTGGACATTCAAGAATATTGCCACTTATGGCGGAGATGATTCGTTAATTATAGTTTCAGGACATTCAGCTGGCGCGTACTTATCACTAATGGTGGGATTGGACAAAAAATGGCTGAAAGCTGATGGAATAGAAGCCAACTCCATCGCAGGATTGATTCCGTTGAGCGCTCAAACCATAACTCATTTTGAAATCCGAAAAGAAAGAGGCATTCCAGACACCCAACCCATAGTTGATGAGTTTGCACCCTTGTATCACGTTCGCGCCGATGCACCATCTTTATTGCTAATTACGGGTGATAGAGAAAAAGAAATGTTGGGGCGTTATGAAGAAAACGCCTATATGATGCGAATGATGAAAATTGCGGGTCACAAACAAACGACTTTGTATGAATTACAAGGTTTTGGACATAACATGACCGAACCCGCTTTTCCGTTGGTTGTCAAAGAAATTCAAAGAATTACAGCTTTAAAAAAGAAATAA
- a CDS encoding peptidylprolyl isomerase → MENGIYAKFNTAKGAILVKLTHDLTPGTVGNFVALAEGNMENKIKPQGQKFYDGLKFHRVIPDFMIQGGCPLGTGTGDPGYKFDDEFHPDLRHDAPGVLSMANSGPGSNGSQFFITHVATPWLDNKHTVFGNVVEGQDIVDAIAQGDSLDSVEIIRVGEEAEKWNAIEAFVGLKGARLKKLAAIKAESEAKMETLAAGFEKTESGLRYQFIQRGSGKKAESGKTVAVHYEGSLENGKVFDSSYPRKKPIEFRLGQGQVIEGWDEGIALLQVGDKARFVIPSDLGYGPAGAGGVIPPNATLIFDVELMDVK, encoded by the coding sequence ATGGAAAACGGAATATACGCTAAATTCAACACCGCTAAAGGGGCGATTTTGGTAAAATTAACACACGATTTGACACCAGGAACTGTTGGTAACTTTGTTGCTCTTGCCGAAGGGAACATGGAAAATAAAATAAAACCTCAAGGACAAAAATTCTATGACGGTTTAAAATTTCATAGAGTAATTCCTGATTTTATGATTCAAGGAGGTTGTCCTCTAGGAACAGGAACAGGAGATCCAGGGTACAAGTTTGATGATGAATTCCATCCAGACTTGCGTCACGATGCCCCAGGAGTATTGTCTATGGCAAATTCAGGGCCAGGTTCTAATGGTTCTCAGTTTTTTATCACACATGTTGCTACACCTTGGTTAGATAACAAACATACTGTTTTTGGTAATGTTGTAGAAGGACAAGATATTGTAGACGCTATTGCTCAAGGAGATTCTTTAGATTCAGTTGAAATTATCCGAGTAGGTGAAGAAGCTGAAAAATGGAATGCTATTGAAGCTTTTGTTGGTTTAAAAGGAGCTCGTTTGAAAAAATTAGCGGCTATAAAAGCAGAATCAGAAGCAAAAATGGAAACATTAGCTGCTGGTTTTGAAAAAACAGAAAGCGGTTTGCGTTACCAATTCATTCAAAGAGGTTCTGGTAAAAAAGCAGAAAGCGGAAAAACAGTTGCTGTTCACTATGAAGGTTCATTAGAAAATGGCAAAGTTTTTGATTCATCGTACCCAAGAAAAAAACCAATTGAATTCAGATTGGGTCAAGGTCAGGTCATTGAAGGTTGGGACGAAGGTATTGCTTTGTTACAAGTAGGAGATAAAGCTCGTTTTGTGATTCCATCTGATTTAGGATATGGACCAGCAGGAGCAGGTGGTGTTATTCCACCAAATGCGACTTTGATTTTTGACGTTGAATTAATGGACGTTAAATAG
- a CDS encoding GNAT family N-acetyltransferase, giving the protein MTITIDNILKLELITENHVQPIFEMVDANRAHLRPWLPFVDRMQTVEFADNFVKGTMQRNNDGNEFAFVIIENENVIGRIGVYKIDNQNKIGEIGYWIIEGLQGKGIVTKSCKAIIDFCFSDLQLNRIEIKCGTENFKSKTIPEKLNFTKEGVIRQGELLYDTFIDLNLYSLLKADRK; this is encoded by the coding sequence ATGACAATTACAATTGATAATATTCTCAAACTAGAATTAATTACTGAAAACCATGTGCAGCCTATTTTTGAAATGGTTGATGCTAATAGAGCACATTTAAGACCTTGGTTGCCTTTTGTAGATAGAATGCAAACCGTTGAATTCGCGGATAATTTTGTAAAAGGAACCATGCAACGTAACAATGATGGAAACGAATTTGCTTTTGTCATTATAGAAAATGAAAATGTTATTGGCCGAATTGGTGTTTATAAAATTGATAACCAAAACAAAATCGGAGAAATTGGTTATTGGATTATTGAAGGGTTACAGGGAAAAGGGATTGTCACAAAATCTTGTAAAGCCATTATCGATTTTTGCTTTTCGGATTTACAGCTGAACAGAATCGAAATCAAATGCGGAACCGAAAATTTCAAAAGCAAGACTATTCCAGAGAAATTAAACTTTACCAAAGAAGGCGTCATTCGACAAGGCGAATTGCTTTATGATACATTTATTGATTTGAATTTGTATTCTCTTTTAAAAGCGGATAGAAAATAA
- a CDS encoding tRNA-binding protein, with protein sequence MDLTWSEFERVEIRVGTILEVNDFPEARKPAFQLTIDFGSVIGIRKTSAQITKRYTKEVLTGRQIVAVVNFPKKQIGKFMSECLVLGAVGEEGDVILLAPDFKIENGLRIG encoded by the coding sequence ATGGATTTAACGTGGTCAGAATTTGAAAGAGTAGAAATACGAGTGGGAACAATACTAGAAGTCAATGATTTTCCAGAAGCCAGAAAACCTGCATTCCAACTCACAATTGATTTTGGAAGTGTCATTGGTATTCGAAAAACATCGGCTCAAATTACCAAAAGATATACCAAAGAAGTTCTGACAGGAAGGCAAATCGTAGCTGTAGTCAATTTTCCCAAAAAGCAAATTGGGAAGTTTATGAGCGAATGTTTGGTGCTGGGAGCAGTAGGTGAGGAAGGTGATGTGATTTTATTGGCCCCCGATTTCAAAATAGAAAACGGATTGCGGATAGGTTAG
- a CDS encoding DUF4256 domain-containing protein, giving the protein MENKKELSPEQHLTLLGILKNRFEKNRNRHIGLDWDNVQAKLETSPEKLWSLNEMERTGGEPDVVGHDEKTNEYIFYDCVAESPKGRRSLCYDREALDSRKEFKPENSAIDFAAAMGIEILTEAEYRELQQLGNFDTKTSSWVLTPSDIRKLGGAIFADFRYNTVFIYHNGASSYYAVRGFRGSLRV; this is encoded by the coding sequence ATGGAAAATAAAAAAGAGTTGTCACCCGAACAACATTTAACATTACTCGGAATATTAAAAAATCGTTTTGAGAAAAATAGAAACCGCCACATAGGTCTTGATTGGGACAATGTACAAGCTAAGCTGGAAACCAGTCCCGAGAAACTATGGTCGCTCAATGAAATGGAAAGAACTGGCGGTGAACCGGATGTTGTTGGCCATGACGAAAAGACAAATGAATACATTTTTTATGATTGTGTAGCAGAAAGTCCAAAAGGGCGAAGAAGTCTTTGTTACGACCGTGAAGCACTGGATTCTCGAAAAGAATTCAAACCGGAAAATAGTGCTATTGATTTTGCCGCAGCCATGGGCATCGAAATTTTGACGGAAGCAGAATATCGAGAATTACAACAACTTGGGAATTTTGATACCAAAACATCGAGCTGGGTGCTAACGCCTTCGGATATTAGAAAACTGGGTGGTGCCATTTTTGCTGATTTCCGCTATAACACGGTGTTTATCTATCACAACGGAGCTTCTTCTTACTACGCAGTTAGAGGATTTCGCGGGTCATTAAGGGTTTAA
- a CDS encoding cupin domain-containing protein, translating to MKRNLFIAFGRIFILFLLSFGANAQEWKNLNPKMNHVLADTTFLRATEVILQPGEKSDMHTHPAHFFYALTDGKLIVHYKDGKNESFDLKPGMSGVSAPERPHVTENGGSTTIKFLLVELKEHPYDASKEKKNKGND from the coding sequence ATGAAAAGAAATTTATTCATTGCATTCGGAAGAATATTTATACTCTTTCTATTATCATTTGGTGCCAACGCACAGGAATGGAAAAATTTAAACCCAAAAATGAATCATGTTTTGGCGGACACGACTTTCCTACGAGCAACTGAAGTCATACTTCAACCAGGAGAAAAGAGCGATATGCACACCCACCCTGCTCATTTCTTTTATGCACTTACAGACGGAAAATTAATAGTTCACTACAAAGACGGTAAAAATGAATCATTTGATCTCAAACCTGGAATGTCAGGCGTAAGCGCTCCAGAACGTCCACATGTAACTGAAAATGGTGGTTCGACAACAATAAAATTTCTATTGGTAGAACTGAAGGAACATCCTTATGACGCTTCAAAAGAAAAGAAAAATAAGGGTAATGATTAA